One segment of Synergistaceae bacterium DNA contains the following:
- the smpB gene encoding SsrA-binding protein SmpB, with product MSSSINSKNRIVAFNRKAKHDYFILDSFECGIVLTGTEIKSVRAGNLNLKDSYASIENGELFLFGVHISPYEKGTYYNHEPERTRKLLIHKHELIRLRSKTREKGLTLVPMSIYIKENKRAKVEIALARGRTVHDKRDMIADRDAKRNMARAVRENGRSRDYE from the coding sequence ATGTCTAGTTCGATTAACAGCAAAAACAGAATAGTGGCATTTAATCGCAAGGCCAAGCATGATTATTTTATACTTGACTCTTTTGAGTGCGGTATAGTCTTAACAGGAACAGAAATAAAGAGTGTCCGTGCAGGAAATTTGAATCTTAAAGACTCATATGCCTCAATCGAGAACGGGGAATTATTTTTGTTCGGTGTTCACATATCGCCGTATGAAAAAGGTACGTATTATAATCATGAGCCTGAGAGGACGCGCAAATTATTGATTCATAAGCACGAATTAATAAGACTCCGAAGCAAGACTCGTGAAAAAGGTTTGACTCTTGTGCCTATGAGTATATATATAAAAGAAAATAAGCGCGCAAAAGTTGAAATCGCCTTAGCACGAGGCCGGACTGTTCACGATAAGCGGGACATGATAGCGGACAGAGATGCAAAAAGGAATATGGCGCGGGCTGTGAGAGAGAACGGACGCAGCAGGGACTATGAATAA
- a CDS encoding DUF2442 domain-containing protein encodes MNMNIITGREEMLPRVSHVEAHSDYVLIITFTNGERKKYDAKILLDLPMYKNLAKVFMSARVEFGTVTWPGDMDISPDTLYLNSTKI; translated from the coding sequence ATGAATATGAATATTATAACGGGACGAGAAGAAATGTTACCGCGTGTATCTCATGTAGAAGCACATTCAGATTATGTATTAATAATAACTTTCACTAATGGTGAACGAAAAAAATATGATGCAAAAATATTGTTAGATCTGCCTATGTATAAGAATCTCGCAAAAGTTTTTATGTCAGCACGAGTAGAATTCGGTACAGTTACATGGCCGGGAGATATGGATATAAGCCCCGATACTCTTTATCTTAACAGCACAAAAATATAA
- a CDS encoding DUF4160 domain-containing protein, whose translation MPTISLFFGIIIRMYWRDNDRHKLPHMHAYYNEYEAVFTLDGEILSGNFPAKQAALVKAWALLHEEDLKANWQLTLNGEETFRIDPLR comes from the coding sequence ATGCCGACTATCAGCTTATTTTTCGGAATTATTATAAGAATGTACTGGAGAGATAATGACAGACATAAATTGCCTCACATGCATGCTTATTACAATGAATATGAGGCGGTTTTTACACTTGACGGCGAGATTTTATCAGGAAATTTTCCTGCAAAACAGGCAGCACTTGTAAAGGCTTGGGCATTATTGCATGAAGAAGATTTAAAAGCTAACTGGCAGCTGACTTTAAACGGGGAAGAAACATTCCGTATTGATCCATTGCGCTAA